Proteins encoded together in one Salmo trutta chromosome 3, fSalTru1.1, whole genome shotgun sequence window:
- the LOC115182593 gene encoding phospholemman isoform X2 — MANISALLLLTFTSLVFAEEQKEMEEEDPFTFDYHRLRVGGLILAAVLCLIGITILFSGHCRCKFNQDKRRRSGSNAAQPLNDQARASEC, encoded by the exons ATGGCAAATATCTCTGCTTTGCTTTTATTGACAT TTACGTCCCTTGTGTTCGCAGAGGAGCAGAAAGAAA TGGAGGAGGAGGATCCATTTACCTTTG atTATCACAGGCTACGTGTTGGGGGGTTGATCCTGGCAGCAGTTCTGTGCCTGATCGGCATCACCATCCTCTTCA GCGGACACTGCAGATGCAAGTTCAACCAGGACAAAAG GAGGAGGTCAGGAAGCAATGCCGCCCAGCCACTCAACGACCAAG
- the LOC115182593 gene encoding phospholemman isoform X1, which yields MANISALLLLTSVTSLVFAEEQKEMEEEDPFTFDYHRLRVGGLILAAVLCLIGITILFSGHCRCKFNQDKRRRSGSNAAQPLNDQARASEC from the exons ATGGCAAATATCTCTGCTTTGCTTTTATTGACAT CAGTTACGTCCCTTGTGTTCGCAGAGGAGCAGAAAGAAA TGGAGGAGGAGGATCCATTTACCTTTG atTATCACAGGCTACGTGTTGGGGGGTTGATCCTGGCAGCAGTTCTGTGCCTGATCGGCATCACCATCCTCTTCA GCGGACACTGCAGATGCAAGTTCAACCAGGACAAAAG GAGGAGGTCAGGAAGCAATGCCGCCCAGCCACTCAACGACCAAG